A stretch of the Nicotiana tabacum cultivar K326 chromosome 6, ASM71507v2, whole genome shotgun sequence genome encodes the following:
- the LOC107807204 gene encoding T-complex protein 1 subunit delta, giving the protein MASSAAVSAPRAAPSSKTETFVDNKRKDDIRMANIAAAQAVANAVRTSLGPKGMDKMISTANGEVIITNDGATILNKMEVLQPAAKFLVELSKSQDVVAGDGTTTVVVIAGALLKQCLSLLSAGIHPTVISDSLHKVSTKAVEVLTAMAIPLELTDRDSLVKSASTALNSKVVSQYSTLLAPLAVDSVLSVVDPAKPDIVDLRDVKIVKKLGGTVDDTELVKGLVFDKKVSHASGGLTRVEKAKIAVIQFQISPPKTDIEQSIVVSDYTQMDRILKEERNYILGMIKKIKATGCNVLLIQKSILRDAVTELSLHYLAKAKIMVIKDVERDEIEFITKTLNCLPIANIDHFRAEKLGFADLVEEISLGDGGKIVKITGIQDMGRTTSVLVRGSNQLVLDEAERSLHDALCVVRCLVSKRFLIAGGGAPEIELSRQLGAWAKVLQGMEGYCVRSFAEALEVVPYTLAENAGLNPIAIVTELRNRHAQGEINTGINVRKGQITNILEENVVQPLLVSTSAISLATECVRMILKIDDIVTVR; this is encoded by the coding sequence ATGGCATCTTCAGCGGCAGTGTCGGCGCCCCGCGCCGCTCCTTCATCTAAAACCGAGACGTTCGTCGACAATAAGCGGAAGGACGACATCCGCATGGCCAACATTGCCGCCGCACAGGCCGTAGCCAACGCCGTCCGTACAAGTCTCGGCCCTAAAGGAATGGACAAGATGATCTCTACAGCAAACGGAGAAGTTATTATCACCAACGACGGAGCCACTATTTTGAACAAAATGGAGGTCCTTCAACCTGCCGCTAAGTTCCTCGTTGAGCTTTCCAAGTCACAAGACGTTGTCGCCGGAGACGGAACCACCACCGTTGTTGTTATTGCCGGTGCATTGCTCAAACAGTGCCTTTCTCTTCTCTCCGCCGGTATTCACCCAACTGTCATCTCCGATTCCTTGCACAAGGTGTCTACGAAGGCTGTTGAGGTTCTCACAGCCATGGCCATTCCACTTGAGCTCACTGACCGTGATTCCCTCGTGAAATCAGCGAGCACGGCCCTTAACAGTAAGGTAGTATCGCAGTACTCTACTCTTTTAGCTCCTTTAGCTGTTGATTCTGTGCTTTCTGTTGTGGACCCCGCAAAACCTGACATAGTTGATCTAAGAGATGTTAAAATTGTTAAGAAATTGGGTGGTACTGTTGATGATACAGAGTTGGTAAAAGGTTTAGTTTTTGACAAGAAGGTCAGTCATGCCTCGGGCGGTCTCACGCGTGTTGAGAAAGCTAAAATTGCTGTGATTCAGTTTCAAATTTCACCTCCAAAAACTGATATTGAGCAGAGCATAGTAGTTTCTGATTATACTCAGATGGATAGGATTTTGAAAGAAGAGAGGAATTACATTTTGGGCATGATTAAGAAGATTAAGGCGACTGGGTGTAACGTTTTGTTGATTCAGAAGAGTATTCTGAGGGACGCGGTGACTGAATTGTCTCTGCATTATTTGGCAAAGGCTAAGATTATGGTGATTAAAGATGTTGAGAGGGATGAGATTGAGTTCATTACCAAGACCTTAAATTGTCTGCCTATTGCCAATATTGATCATTTCAGGGCGGAGAAACTCGGATTTGCTGATTTGGTTGAGGAGATATCTCTTGGGGATGGTGGCAAGATCGTGAAGATCACAGGGATTCAGGACATGGGCAGGACCACTTCGGTGCTGGTTCGTGGGTCAAACCAATTGGTCCTTGATGAGGCAGAAAGGAGTTTGCATGATGCGTTGTGTGTTGTAAGATGTTTGGTGAGCAAGAGGTTTTTGATTGCAGGTGGAGGGGCACCTGAGATTGAGCTTTCTAGGCAGTTGGGTGCATGGGCAAAGGTTCTACAGGGAATGGAAGGGTATTGTGTGAGGTCATTTGCTGAAGCTCTCGAAGTCGTTCCGTATACTTTGGCTGAGAATGCTGGGTTGAACCCAATTGCGATTGTGACTGAGTTGAGGAACAGGCATGCACAGGGAGAGATCAACACGGGGATCAATGTGAGGAAGGGACAGATCACTAACATCTTGGAGGAGAATGTGGTGCAGCCATTGCTGGTGAGCACAAGTGCAATAAGCTTGGCCACTGAATGTGTGCGGATGATTTTGAAGATTGATGACATTGTTACGGTGAGGTAG
- the LOC107807202 gene encoding WAT1-related protein At3g18200, with protein sequence MEPKSGIPGKVKLLIALLVLQLCYAGFHIVSRLALNIGVSKIVYPVYRNIIALLLLGPFAYFLEKKERPPLTFSLLVQFFLLALIGITANQGFYILGLYYASPTFASAMQNSVPAITFIMASILRLERVHFMRRDGMAKILGTIASVGGATIITLYKGPPLLRGSNSSEEDMAASHEKMLNWTWGCVYLLGHCLSWAGWMVLQAPIVKQYPAKLSLTSFTCFFGLIQFSVIAAFTERDPTRWKIHSGEEVYLILYAGIVSSGIVLSLQTWCIQKGGPVYVATFQPVQTVLVAVMAFVVLGDQLYSGGILGGLLIVVGLYLVLWGKNEEKRIVSQQTEEATLTKHLLASSSKEESSVGADVC encoded by the exons atggAACCAAAAAGTGGCATTCCAGGAAAAGTGAAACTTCTTATAGCATTGCTTGTTTTGCAGCTTTGTTATGCAGGATTTCATATAGTTTCAAGACTTGCACTCAATATTGGTGTTAGCAAAATTGTGTATCCAGTTTATAGAAACATTATTGCATTGCTTTTATTAGGACCCTTTGCTTATTTCTTGGAAAA GAAAGAAAGACCACCCCTCACATTCTCTCTATTGGTTCAGTTTTTCCTCCTTGCTTTAATAGG GATCACAGCAAACCAAGGATTTTATATCTTAGGTTTGTATTATGCATCCCCAACCTTTGCTTCAGCAATGCAAAACTCAGTTCCTGCTATTACTTTTATTATGGCTTCTATTCTAAG GCTAGAAAGAGTACATTTTATGAGGAGAGATGGTATGGCAAAAATTCTGGGAACCATTGCAAGTGTTGGAGGTGCCACTATTATTACTCTTTACAAAGGCCCTCCATTATTAAGAGGAAGCAATTCTTCTGAAGAAGATATGGCTGCTTCTCATGAGAAAATGTTGAATTGGACATGGGGTTGTGTTTATTTGCTTGGTCATTGTTTGTCATGGGCTGGTTGGATGGTGCTTCAG GCTCCTATTGTGAAGCAATACCCAGCCAAGCTATCACTTACCTCATTTACTTGCTTCTTTGGATTAATTCAATTCTCAGTTATAGCAGCTTTTACAGAACGGGATCCAACACGTTGGAAGATCCATTCTGGAGAGGaggtttatctgattttatatgcT GGTATTGTCTCTTCTGGAATAGTATTATCTCTTCAGACTTGGTGCATTCAGAAAGGAGGACCAGTGTATGTTGCCACCTTCCAGCCTGTGCAAACAGTATTAGTTGCTGTCATGGCTTTTGTTGTTCTTGGTGATCAGCTGTACTCAGGAGG GATACTTGGCGGACTTCTGATTGTGGTTGGACTTTACCTAGTGTTATGGGGTAAAAATGAAGAGAAAAGAATTGTCAGCCAACAAACTGAAGAGGCAACATTGACAAAACATCTTCTTGCTTCCAGCAGCAAGGAGGAATCCTCGGTTGGAGCTGACGTTTGCTAA
- the LOC107807205 gene encoding putative protein phosphatase 2C 8 isoform X2, translating into MAERSNSASIDKQSVSTANNKREGHFDNSDSVIKKLRNDTQEEPKAEISVQNDSKNGSELYFEIEADVAEDKGSRHTMEDASVVLPDASLEFPGKLRCAHFAIYDGHGGRLAAEYAQKHLHANVLSAGLPRELLDVKAAKKAILEGFRRTDESLLEESTKGGWQDGAAAVCVWVLGSKVFVANIGDAKAILARSSLADGSNNSSDGSTPIKAIVLTREHKAIYPQERARIQKAGGSVSSNGRLQARLEVSRAFGDRQFKKVGVIATPDVHSFDLTERDHFIILGCDGLWGVFGPSDAVDFVQKLLKEGLPVSVVSRRLVREAVRERQCKDNCSAVVIAFRKKQ; encoded by the exons ATGGCGGAACGTTCCAATTCAGCATCAATTGATAAACAGAGCGTCAGTACCGCAAATAacaaacgcgaaggccattttgATAACTCCGATTCCGTGATCAAGAAATTGAGAAACGACACGCAAGAGGAGCCAAAGGCTGAAATCTCCGTCCAAAATGACTCGAAAAATGGAAGTGAATTATATTTTGAAATAGAAGCTGATGTTGCTGAGGATAAGGGTTCAAGGCATACCATGGAGGACGCTTCCGTTGTTCTTCCTGATGCTAGCCTCGAATTTCCCGGGAAATTGAG ATGTGCTCATTTTGCAATATATGATGGACACGGAGGTCGATTAGCTGCTGAGTATGCCCAGAAGCATTTACATGCCAATGTTCTATCTGCAGGCTTACCACGTGAGTTG TTGGATGTTAAAGCAGCCAAAAAGGCGATACTTGAGG GATTTAGGAGAACCGACGAGTCTCTTCTTGAGGAGAGCACCAAAG GTGGTTGGCAAGATGGTGCTGCTGCAGTATGTGTTTGGGTATTAGGCTCCAAA GTGTTTGTTGCTAATATTGGAGATGCCAAGGCAATTTTAGCTCGGTCATCCCTGGCTGACGGTTCAAACAACAGTTCTGATGGATCAACTCCAATAAAGGCCATAGTCTTGACCAGGGAACACAAGGCTATATATCCACAAGAACGTGCACGCATCCAAAAA GCTGGGGGATCTGTCAGTTCTAATGGACGACTACAAGCACGCCTTGAAGTTTCCAGAGCTTTCGGAGATCGGCAGTTCAAGAAG GTTGGTGTTATCGCAACTCCAGATGTTCATTCATTTGACCTTACTGAGAGAGACCACTTCATCATTCTTGGCTGTGATGGCTTGTGGGGG GTTTTTGGGCCAAGTGATGCTGTTGATTTTGTTCAGAAGCTACTAAAG GAGGGGCTACCTGTGTCAGTTGTGAGTCGTCGCCTTGTGCGGGAGGCAGTCCGTGAGCGTCAATGCAAAGATAACTGCTCCGCTGTTGTAATTGCTTTTAGGAAAAAACAGTAG
- the LOC107807205 gene encoding putative protein phosphatase 2C 8 isoform X1 codes for MAERSNSASIDKQSVSTANNKREGHFDNSDSVIKKLRNDTQEEPKAEISVQNDSKNGSELYFEIEADVAEDKGSRHTMEDASVVLPDASLEFPGKLRCAHFAIYDGHGGRLAAEYAQKHLHANVLSAGLPRELLDVKAAKKAILEGFRRTDESLLEESTKEASTGGWQDGAAAVCVWVLGSKVFVANIGDAKAILARSSLADGSNNSSDGSTPIKAIVLTREHKAIYPQERARIQKAGGSVSSNGRLQARLEVSRAFGDRQFKKVGVIATPDVHSFDLTERDHFIILGCDGLWGVFGPSDAVDFVQKLLKEGLPVSVVSRRLVREAVRERQCKDNCSAVVIAFRKKQ; via the exons ATGGCGGAACGTTCCAATTCAGCATCAATTGATAAACAGAGCGTCAGTACCGCAAATAacaaacgcgaaggccattttgATAACTCCGATTCCGTGATCAAGAAATTGAGAAACGACACGCAAGAGGAGCCAAAGGCTGAAATCTCCGTCCAAAATGACTCGAAAAATGGAAGTGAATTATATTTTGAAATAGAAGCTGATGTTGCTGAGGATAAGGGTTCAAGGCATACCATGGAGGACGCTTCCGTTGTTCTTCCTGATGCTAGCCTCGAATTTCCCGGGAAATTGAG ATGTGCTCATTTTGCAATATATGATGGACACGGAGGTCGATTAGCTGCTGAGTATGCCCAGAAGCATTTACATGCCAATGTTCTATCTGCAGGCTTACCACGTGAGTTG TTGGATGTTAAAGCAGCCAAAAAGGCGATACTTGAGG GATTTAGGAGAACCGACGAGTCTCTTCTTGAGGAGAGCACCAAAG AAGCATCGACAGGTGGTTGGCAAGATGGTGCTGCTGCAGTATGTGTTTGGGTATTAGGCTCCAAA GTGTTTGTTGCTAATATTGGAGATGCCAAGGCAATTTTAGCTCGGTCATCCCTGGCTGACGGTTCAAACAACAGTTCTGATGGATCAACTCCAATAAAGGCCATAGTCTTGACCAGGGAACACAAGGCTATATATCCACAAGAACGTGCACGCATCCAAAAA GCTGGGGGATCTGTCAGTTCTAATGGACGACTACAAGCACGCCTTGAAGTTTCCAGAGCTTTCGGAGATCGGCAGTTCAAGAAG GTTGGTGTTATCGCAACTCCAGATGTTCATTCATTTGACCTTACTGAGAGAGACCACTTCATCATTCTTGGCTGTGATGGCTTGTGGGGG GTTTTTGGGCCAAGTGATGCTGTTGATTTTGTTCAGAAGCTACTAAAG GAGGGGCTACCTGTGTCAGTTGTGAGTCGTCGCCTTGTGCGGGAGGCAGTCCGTGAGCGTCAATGCAAAGATAACTGCTCCGCTGTTGTAATTGCTTTTAGGAAAAAACAGTAG